In a genomic window of Tachysurus vachellii isolate PV-2020 chromosome 13, HZAU_Pvac_v1, whole genome shotgun sequence:
- the olfml1 gene encoding olfactomedin-like protein 3 → MCRMLLKLLAVLFLSSGALRAQRSTQDAFMLEYFQRRILEMEERLIRCDQDIQKVNQRMYDMSAEMRGQVGTVNALKSEIHGYVESLATRVDRVERDVEYLHNKLPDTSSVEISDSLLDQQVQETQSKRKAVITAGKECSTRLSGIKSQKILKKAGDAVGSWLKDPTIGSSKIYFFSGSRNNTLLQFGSLKSFTESNTSKPKVIQLPRPWQGTGHAIYDGFVYYHNADTQNEVLKVSLVNRTVADRMLLPTAGRIPTYGLTSHTFLDFAVDEMGLWVIHADPDIGGNLVITKLDSKSLSTEHTWDTTCKSRNAEGAFIVCGTLYVVYNSHSGGRSSIQCLFDIHDTIWIEDLPVMYFPKGYSSHSSMHYQPQDKQIYAWDDGYQTVYHLEEVKKLLQVT, encoded by the exons ATGTGCAGGATGTTGCTGAAACTCTTAGCAGTGCTGTTCTTGTCCTCGGGTGCTTTAAGAGCACAAAGATCGACTCAGGACGCATTTATGTTGGAATACTTTCAGAGGAGAATCTTGGAGATGGAG GAACGACTAATAAGATGTGATCAAGACATCCAGAAAGTCAACCAGCGGATGTACGACATGTCCGCAGAGATGCGAGGTCAGGTTGGCACCGTGAACGCACTAAAGTCAGAGATTCATGGCTATGTGGAAAGCCTGGCCACACGGGTGGACCGAGTTGAAAGAGATGTTGAGTACCTACACAATAAACTTCCTGACACATCTAGCGTTGAGATCTCAGACTCTCTGCTGGATCAACAAGTTCAAGAAACCCAAAGCAAGAGGAAAGCAGTTATCACAGCGGGAAAAG AGTGTAGCACCAGATTGTCTGGCATCAAATCACAGAAAATCCTCAAGAAGGCAGGAGATGCAGTAGGCTCATGGCTAAAAGACCCAACCATAGGCTCCTCTAAGATCTATTTCTTTAGCGGCTCCAGAAATAACACGCTGCTTCAATTTGGTTCTCTGAAGAGTTTCACCGAATCCAATACCAGCAAGCCCAAGGTCATCCAGCTCCCTCGGCCATGGCAGGGAACAGGCCACGCCATCTACGATGGCTTTGTCTACTATCACAACGCTGACACTCAAAACGAAGTGCTGAAGGTTAGCCTTGTCAACCGCACCGTGGCCGACCGCATGCTTCTTCCTACCGCTGGCCGCATACCTACCTATGGACTCACCTCTCACACTTTCCTTGACTTCGCTGTTGATGAGATGGGATTATGGGTCATCCACGCAGATCCGGACATTGGCGGGAATCTTGTGATCACCAAGCTGGACTCCAAAAGTCTGTCAACGGAGCACACATGGGATACGACCTGCAAGAGCCGCAATGCTGAAGGTGCCTTCATAGTCTGCGGCACCCTGTATGTTGTCTACAACTCGCACTCTGGAGGACGCTCCAGCATCCAGTGCCTGTTTGATATCCATGACACCATCTGGATTGAGGATTTGCCTGTGATGTACTTCCCAAAAGGCTACTCCAGCCACTCCAGCATGCACTATCAACCACAAGACAAGCAGATCTATGCTTGGGATGATGGCTACCAAACCGTCTACCATTTGGAAGAAGTGAAGAAGTTGTTACAAGTAACATAA